From Caldicellulosiruptor hydrothermalis 108, a single genomic window includes:
- a CDS encoding prepilin peptidase, giving the protein MQSLLALLGATVLAAIASYYDIKTRQIPDWIWALAAVLAVAIWQKNILKNGNLMIAILIFICLFLLAYYRLLGGGDLKLISALALLVGGSITTAIAAGTLLQLGFAYWRMLKTGENMWGQRLPLMPFVFFGLVAVVIINLFTKISL; this is encoded by the coding sequence ATGCAAAGTTTACTGGCTTTGCTTGGGGCAACTGTACTTGCAGCAATTGCTTCGTACTATGACATCAAAACACGCCAGATCCCCGACTGGATCTGGGCTTTAGCAGCTGTACTGGCAGTTGCAATCTGGCAAAAAAATATTCTTAAAAATGGTAATTTGATGATTGCAATTTTGATTTTTATATGCCTGTTTTTGCTTGCGTACTACAGACTGCTTGGCGGCGGTGATTTGAAACTCATAAGTGCTCTGGCGCTTTTGGTGGGTGGTAGTATAACCACAGCCATTGCAGCAGGTACACTTCTACAGCTTGGATTTGCATACTGGAGAATGCTGAAGACAGGTGAAAACATGTGGGGACAGCGACTGCCGCTCATGCCGTTCGTGTTTTTTGGCCTGGTGGCAGTTGTGATAATTAATCTTTTCACAAAAATATCACTTTAA
- a CDS encoding SAF domain-containing protein, whose product MRCLKLKKIGLFFIFLILAAGLAFAEYYLLTNTANKPQYQLIIVAKQDIPAGAQITLDKLSVARVDVRTPVHAATTRKQILGRYALYDIKAGEPIIPEHLTDLSIDTLANGMKLTAVRIDPVPYDFINIGDEIELGCVIQDKTLSWRVRVIQVYDANFRDIRSVKEQLQQTNAQQAPALMIGYLAVAGDDATIKTLKSAEKQGTLFVIKEK is encoded by the coding sequence GTGAGATGTTTGAAACTAAAAAAAATAGGTCTTTTCTTTATTTTTCTTATCCTGGCAGCTGGTCTGGCTTTTGCAGAGTATTATCTGCTCACAAATACAGCAAACAAACCCCAGTATCAGCTGATAATTGTGGCAAAACAGGACATACCGGCAGGTGCTCAAATCACACTTGATAAATTATCGGTGGCACGGGTGGATGTCCGGACACCGGTCCATGCTGCCACAACCCGGAAACAGATACTTGGCAGGTATGCTCTGTATGACATCAAGGCAGGTGAACCAATTATACCGGAGCACCTGACAGATTTGTCTATTGATACCCTTGCAAATGGTATGAAATTGACAGCTGTTAGAATAGACCCAGTTCCATACGACTTTATAAACATCGGGGATGAAATTGAACTCGGGTGTGTGATTCAGGACAAAACGCTTTCGTGGCGTGTTAGAGTGATTCAGGTTTACGATGCTAATTTCAGGGATATTCGAAGTGTTAAAGAACAATTGCAGCAGACAAATGCACAACAGGCACCCGCATTGATGATTGGTTATTTAGCTGTTGCAGGTGATGATGCAACAATAAAGACTTTGAAGTCAGCTGAAAAGCAGGGAACTTTGTTTGTAATCAAAGAAAAATAG
- a CDS encoding Athe_2463 domain-containing protein, with amino-acid sequence MLNNNKSLFKALSFLCILSLVLSFVPPVRIWQTVKADDTKLYNGGIDSYNGQGRDYWLQRADKGSGTIKDKIFVPSINKWVYFNCEIYAERGQVVYGEPWDVPANSLASPAGFKADSSGYFLQNKTSGTRGWFRYLGYSQSGAPFSDSNFPPDLKPEVVQPNEVVELSSVPASAKDVLGLTGYDPSKVSASDWDTLFKNLFLIKEYDSGTYQTLKQLLVDSGKVTTASGLSTYVAYLGTDANHNASARIIWKDSTGRLRYRTYTGIITQGGNPKVTTKGIDGTIVSGLSFASGSGSSSLNGTVLLYNPQSSAQPSIDIYVNGELNDGLGTFGANPYYDNNTLTRNDVLQYQTRITSITINGNPVSSSIINRWTDAIVTGKDTDTVSFRTAVEGRRFDVPKDMLKGGDNTVVVTGETQVEFDIGNGRTDKYPRQPSLATLTFTIRVLNPQPPQLQLSVTPSQSTVTITNGQYSPSKYVNHQINATVTVPSPPAGYQVTAMEFYIDTNNPPAGNVITKTISNGTGTKYSFDNIKSFQYDASKIPLDSSGKGTGTPAYYGKVRYVLKDPNGNLHESPWSNPPAPVQARVSVKENSDTPVLSANSNDVINLDKNGNPTSYTVKISATANVGDTGTKTIQKWVFTAVHNENTSETGTSTVTTTGRNASTTISVPIATNKDRTTETFNVTATLYFTDGATKKTNTVKVEVPVNVQMDINLDFTGPTQIVGNEGDSIKIPLKAVATIPNKNQTIKLWRVWIRQDIESLLSPTYQTTSDVASVTATKTYPTSGTLKLTKDMNGQTLTFIARAKAQPVTGDELDSGQKTLTVKLIVNTTDKPVPPVTPPAGDVTCEGLLDPMTVPATLNPFTGEVTPDTTTVKTGIRASISDTGGRTVDHWTLYCGIGSPTDVMATYWTRKTSIEIPIGSYDSKQYTVNNKDGYVVFAYKAVVYFTDGTYKEGTDEKVFAVSWSYQNHKPTCYVNAPGIVAQGDDIYVYVTGTDEDIIYGDYVMTDITSISPSNGIQDYEKNSYNNGSTTIASFWSDTLTTYTIQGFARDKLGAGSFATANITIIPAIPLPKIQTIGDLKVNRKIIFDGSSSYSGSKRATILWNKAQWKIEPYSGLTANDIKLITPTTGVQSTSVIAKKEGQVKVTLTITNSYGNTQSTSIIVTIKPDEPPVANFTMPTKIIRDPADSSQATIQITSNSYSPDGDTIAKHAWFYAYDSNNDGNFDNETWYIRKSDGTWQAVGDWNKVQNFDIETVDTGNDTTITLKTSNVGRYKVALVVREGLDLTGISNWVSVYDLQKGNTFDWDEGKCVAEVINIAPFASLNASKVDRKTVNIIILTDKSSQSDLNAINSKIGQLKAQLYSYGVDVNVIVSNQRIVSGSTTDFKAMSCPYFFKYKGHLQFLPSLFYVSYPNYYYVATDIDTKGLDNDYSKYNNYSSNFFSYFPNLANYGCIPGKSGLWGSHVKDVLSMGIEVHQDAQSVVSIYFSNVTFIGDDNKTWTAQVYLSGYDYSFPHIILSNGDGKYYENGFVYYYPLPYNAFINYNGNSFRYNDLKWSNVYFRNYFDKSLLNGKVVDPNLYTNLDYTENNYFPTFYRDNNYIYAIGFYVSPMDYYVTYPHGLYPLISLSSIESLSYLCLSQITDGDNYVVYLSDTQGNSSTQWGQYFALSSADKNFLKILTDNNFKFIAVSPSSTFDYLMPNTPQNVTLRQLANATDGKLYDTAGNAIAQLDQALNDIKAKYTNVQLTPDPVYVLADEEKVIYYPYWEDYENDTIINQRWKYEHDETVFDNNLGKAEFDNTWLSTPIEVFTKPGKYMVTFQVQDNPPPGTDDFDNYKLWSKLERQMVLYVHRRPIADFTAVYNKSTGKVTITDNSYDPDHQYNRSDKGIIAWKWQYKTTDDTNWTDTTLANLQNMTLQSGKIYLIKLEVQDCDGPNGVGVWSKPKIAMIDLSVANNPPVADFTVDSEILKGNQPSNLTDKSYDPDNDPITAWHWWIYNSDGSTNKDFGEVTNNNIATVKSYIATMQEDSYRLSLQVKDSNNNYSAVASKWFRVYSQSKDTEQDVVNNPPTCSFTMTITDHRTRLRPQTTYSDPDGDPKNAEQWYIKFNGQIQYFDKLPDTLESAGYTYDGTYEIGYRVQDNPTSRSTKLKPLWSNWYVQTYYISTPVTINAWVEKFEKRAKNRAEVEILKQHTVKASEIRIGEALIVKAKTIGYVEKIEAWFDRVETTVKGQRVTKTITGYWEARDSQGNLTGTMQIVNLHTWLIPQNTNTTYQNNWSSDLDDKKLMVRFRIHHYNSWAIEKFPAAAQHNLWDGVYRWSDWTKGNTFDYNEMLRLYGRPSYFLSNNNPPDKLWIKVRAYRKNTDGSYKTTDVDLSVLIKGELQYGTEIITP; translated from the coding sequence ATGTTAAATAACAACAAGAGCTTGTTTAAAGCTCTTTCTTTTTTATGTATTCTTTCATTGGTTTTAAGTTTTGTTCCACCAGTAAGGATATGGCAGACCGTTAAAGCAGACGATACCAAACTTTACAATGGAGGAATTGACAGTTACAATGGGCAGGGAAGAGATTACTGGTTACAACGGGCAGATAAAGGATCAGGAACTATAAAAGACAAAATCTTTGTACCTTCCATTAACAAATGGGTTTATTTCAACTGTGAAATCTATGCAGAGCGTGGTCAGGTAGTATACGGCGAACCATGGGATGTGCCTGCAAACAGTCTGGCAAGCCCGGCAGGATTCAAAGCAGATTCAAGCGGCTACTTTTTGCAGAACAAGACAAGCGGTACACGTGGTTGGTTCAGATACCTTGGATACTCACAATCAGGAGCTCCGTTTTCCGACTCTAATTTCCCTCCTGACTTAAAGCCGGAAGTTGTACAACCAAATGAAGTGGTTGAACTCTCAAGTGTTCCTGCTTCCGCAAAAGACGTACTGGGACTTACTGGGTATGACCCGAGCAAGGTATCTGCTTCTGATTGGGATACACTGTTCAAAAATCTGTTTCTTATCAAAGAGTATGATTCGGGAACTTATCAGACACTAAAGCAACTGCTTGTGGACAGTGGAAAAGTAACAACAGCAAGTGGGCTTTCCACATATGTTGCATACCTTGGCACCGACGCAAACCACAACGCTTCGGCAAGAATAATCTGGAAAGATTCTACCGGCAGACTGAGATACAGGACATATACAGGCATTATTACACAAGGCGGAAACCCAAAGGTTACAACAAAAGGTATTGATGGGACAATAGTTTCAGGTTTGAGCTTTGCAAGTGGCAGCGGTTCGTCAAGCCTGAACGGAACAGTTTTGCTCTACAATCCGCAGAGTTCTGCCCAACCGTCAATAGACATTTATGTTAACGGCGAGCTTAATGACGGACTTGGAACATTTGGTGCAAATCCGTACTATGACAACAACACTCTTACAAGAAACGACGTTTTGCAGTATCAAACAAGGATAACATCAATCACAATCAACGGCAATCCTGTCAGCAGCAGTATTATCAACAGATGGACAGATGCAATAGTTACAGGCAAAGATACAGATACCGTATCCTTCAGAACAGCAGTAGAAGGCAGGCGTTTTGATGTACCGAAGGACATGCTAAAAGGCGGAGATAATACAGTAGTAGTCACAGGGGAAACACAAGTGGAATTTGATATTGGTAATGGGCGGACGGACAAGTATCCACGTCAACCGAGTTTAGCAACCTTAACATTTACAATCAGAGTTCTCAACCCACAACCGCCACAGCTCCAGCTGTCGGTTACACCTTCACAGAGCACAGTAACAATCACCAACGGTCAGTACAGTCCAAGCAAGTATGTTAACCACCAGATAAACGCAACAGTAACAGTACCATCACCACCTGCAGGGTATCAGGTAACAGCAATGGAGTTTTACATTGACACCAATAATCCACCGGCAGGAAATGTAATCACAAAGACCATTTCAAACGGCACAGGCACAAAATACAGCTTTGACAATATAAAATCGTTCCAGTATGACGCAAGCAAAATACCGCTTGATTCAAGCGGTAAAGGCACAGGCACACCGGCATACTACGGCAAGGTCAGGTACGTTTTGAAAGACCCAAACGGGAATTTGCATGAATCGCCATGGTCAAACCCTCCTGCACCTGTACAGGCAAGAGTCAGTGTGAAAGAAAATTCTGATACGCCAGTGCTTTCCGCAAATTCAAATGATGTGATTAACCTTGATAAGAATGGCAACCCAACTTCATACACAGTAAAAATCTCAGCCACTGCAAATGTGGGCGACACAGGGACTAAGACAATCCAAAAATGGGTATTCACAGCAGTTCATAATGAAAATACATCTGAAACAGGAACAAGCACCGTTACAACCACCGGCAGAAACGCAAGCACAACCATTTCAGTACCTATTGCAACAAATAAAGACAGGACAACAGAAACATTTAACGTAACAGCTACATTGTATTTCACTGACGGCGCAACAAAGAAGACAAATACAGTTAAGGTTGAAGTTCCAGTAAATGTCCAGATGGATATTAACCTTGACTTTACTGGACCAACGCAGATTGTTGGAAACGAAGGCGACAGTATTAAAATACCACTCAAAGCAGTGGCAACAATACCTAATAAGAATCAGACAATCAAACTGTGGCGTGTATGGATAAGACAGGATATAGAGTCGCTGTTATCTCCCACATATCAGACAACCAGTGATGTGGCAAGTGTAACAGCAACAAAAACATATCCAACAAGTGGAACCTTGAAACTCACAAAAGATATGAACGGTCAGACCCTGACATTCATAGCACGTGCAAAGGCTCAACCGGTTACCGGCGATGAACTTGATTCAGGGCAAAAGACACTTACAGTTAAACTCATAGTCAATACAACAGACAAACCAGTGCCGCCAGTCACACCGCCGGCAGGAGATGTAACATGCGAAGGTTTACTTGACCCAATGACGGTACCAGCAACACTCAATCCCTTCACAGGCGAAGTTACCCCCGACACAACCACTGTCAAAACAGGTATCAGAGCTTCAATTTCAGACACCGGTGGTAGAACAGTTGACCACTGGACACTTTATTGTGGTATAGGTTCTCCCACTGATGTAATGGCAACTTACTGGACAAGGAAAACGTCTATCGAAATACCAATCGGTAGCTATGACAGTAAACAGTATACTGTAAACAATAAAGATGGATATGTTGTCTTTGCATATAAGGCTGTTGTGTATTTTACAGATGGAACATACAAGGAAGGAACAGATGAAAAGGTATTTGCAGTCAGCTGGAGCTATCAGAATCACAAACCAACTTGCTACGTAAATGCTCCTGGTATTGTTGCACAGGGTGATGACATTTATGTATATGTAACAGGCACTGATGAGGATATAATATACGGAGATTATGTCATGACTGACATAACGTCTATATCCCCTTCAAACGGTATTCAGGATTACGAGAAAAACAGTTACAATAATGGCAGTACAACCATTGCATCTTTTTGGAGTGATACACTCACAACATACACAATACAAGGCTTCGCAAGAGATAAATTAGGAGCTGGCAGCTTTGCAACAGCCAATATAACAATTATTCCGGCAATACCACTACCCAAAATACAGACCATTGGCGATTTGAAAGTTAACCGTAAAATAATATTTGATGGTTCAAGTTCTTATTCAGGTTCAAAACGTGCAACTATTCTCTGGAACAAAGCACAGTGGAAGATTGAACCATACAGCGGCCTTACCGCAAACGACATAAAGTTGATAACACCAACTACTGGTGTGCAGTCGACAAGTGTCATTGCAAAGAAAGAAGGACAGGTAAAGGTCACACTCACAATAACGAACAGCTATGGCAATACACAGTCTACAAGCATAATAGTAACTATCAAACCTGACGAGCCACCGGTTGCAAACTTTACAATGCCCACAAAAATTATTCGTGACCCTGCTGACTCATCCCAGGCAACGATACAGATTACATCAAACAGCTACTCACCCGATGGAGATACAATTGCTAAACATGCATGGTTCTATGCTTATGACTCCAACAATGATGGCAACTTCGACAATGAAACATGGTATATCCGCAAATCAGATGGTACATGGCAGGCAGTAGGCGATTGGAATAAGGTTCAAAACTTTGATATAGAAACAGTTGATACAGGCAACGATACAACAATCACACTCAAAACATCAAATGTTGGCAGATACAAGGTAGCACTGGTTGTTAGAGAAGGGCTTGACCTGACAGGAATTAGCAACTGGGTAAGCGTATATGATTTACAAAAGGGTAACACATTTGACTGGGATGAGGGTAAATGTGTTGCTGAGGTTATAAATATAGCTCCTTTTGCGTCATTGAATGCGAGTAAGGTTGATAGAAAAACTGTAAACATAATAATTTTAACCGATAAGTCATCACAGAGTGATTTGAATGCTATAAATTCTAAGATCGGTCAGTTAAAAGCACAGCTGTATAGCTATGGTGTGGATGTTAATGTAATAGTGAGCAATCAGCGGATAGTTAGTGGTTCAACTACTGATTTCAAGGCAATGAGTTGCCCTTACTTTTTTAAATATAAAGGACATCTTCAATTTTTACCTTCTTTATTTTATGTATCATATCCAAACTATTATTATGTTGCCACGGACATTGATACAAAGGGTCTTGATAATGACTATAGTAAATATAATAATTATTCTTCAAATTTCTTCAGTTATTTTCCAAATTTAGCTAATTATGGCTGCATACCAGGCAAATCTGGTTTATGGGGAAGCCATGTAAAAGATGTTCTGAGTATGGGAATTGAAGTTCATCAGGATGCACAATCCGTAGTAAGTATTTATTTCTCAAATGTTACATTTATAGGTGATGATAATAAAACATGGACTGCACAAGTTTACCTCAGTGGTTATGATTATTCCTTTCCCCATATAATTCTTTCAAATGGTGATGGAAAATATTATGAGAATGGCTTTGTATATTATTATCCTCTACCATATAATGCTTTTATAAATTATAATGGTAATTCATTTAGATATAATGACTTAAAATGGTCCAACGTTTATTTTCGTAATTATTTTGATAAAAGTTTACTAAATGGTAAAGTAGTTGATCCAAATTTATATACTAATTTAGATTACACTGAGAATAACTATTTTCCAACATTTTATAGGGATAATAATTACATTTATGCAATAGGTTTTTATGTATCACCAATGGATTATTACGTAACATATCCGCATGGTTTGTATCCTTTGATATCTCTAAGTTCTATCGAATCTTTATCTTACCTCTGCTTATCTCAAATAACAGATGGAGATAATTATGTGGTTTATCTGTCAGATACACAGGGAAACTCAAGTACTCAATGGGGACAGTATTTTGCTTTGAGTTCGGCTGACAAAAACTTTTTAAAGATTTTAACTGATAACAATTTCAAATTTATTGCAGTATCACCATCATCAACTTTTGATTACTTGATGCCAAATACACCGCAGAACGTAACACTCAGACAGCTTGCCAATGCAACTGATGGCAAACTCTACGACACCGCAGGCAATGCAATAGCACAATTAGACCAGGCACTGAACGACATCAAAGCTAAATACACCAATGTACAGCTCACACCAGACCCTGTATATGTCCTTGCCGATGAGGAAAAGGTCATCTACTACCCATACTGGGAAGACTATGAGAATGATACAATCATCAATCAGAGATGGAAATACGAACACGACGAAACAGTCTTCGATAACAACCTTGGTAAAGCAGAGTTTGACAATACATGGTTAAGCACACCGATTGAGGTATTCACAAAACCGGGCAAGTACATGGTAACATTCCAGGTACAGGACAATCCACCACCCGGCACTGATGACTTTGACAATTACAAGCTCTGGTCAAAGCTTGAACGACAGATGGTGCTCTACGTTCACAGAAGACCAATAGCAGATTTCACGGCAGTATACAACAAATCTACTGGCAAGGTAACAATTACAGATAATAGCTATGACCCTGACCACCAGTACAACCGGTCAGACAAAGGTATCATCGCATGGAAGTGGCAGTACAAGACAACAGACGATACCAACTGGACAGACACAACACTTGCTAATTTGCAGAACATGACGCTGCAGAGTGGCAAGATATATCTCATCAAGCTTGAGGTGCAGGATTGTGACGGACCAAACGGTGTCGGTGTGTGGTCAAAACCAAAGATAGCTATGATAGACCTGAGCGTTGCTAACAACCCACCGGTAGCAGATTTCACGGTTGACAGTGAGATACTCAAAGGTAATCAACCGTCTAATTTGACTGATAAATCCTATGACCCGGACAATGACCCGATCACAGCATGGCACTGGTGGATATATAATTCAGATGGCAGCACAAACAAGGACTTTGGTGAGGTAACAAATAACAACATTGCAACGGTTAAGAGCTATATTGCGACAATGCAAGAAGACAGTTATAGGCTCTCACTGCAGGTTAAGGATTCCAACAATAACTATTCGGCTGTTGCTTCTAAATGGTTCAGGGTATACTCACAGAGCAAGGACACAGAACAAGATGTAGTCAACAACCCACCAACATGCTCATTCACAATGACAATCACCGACCACAGAACACGCTTAAGACCACAAACAACATACAGCGACCCTGACGGAGATCCCAAGAACGCAGAGCAGTGGTATATCAAATTCAACGGACAGATCCAGTATTTTGACAAGCTACCAGACACTCTTGAAAGTGCAGGATACACATATGATGGCACATATGAGATAGGCTACAGGGTACAGGACAATCCAACATCAAGAAGCACCAAACTGAAACCACTATGGAGCAACTGGTATGTGCAAACATACTACATCAGCACACCTGTTACAATCAATGCATGGGTGGAGAAATTTGAGAAACGAGCAAAGAACAGGGCAGAGGTGGAAATACTTAAACAGCACACAGTAAAAGCAAGTGAAATCAGAATTGGTGAAGCACTCATTGTGAAAGCCAAAACAATAGGTTACGTCGAAAAGATTGAAGCATGGTTCGACAGGGTAGAAACAACAGTTAAAGGTCAGCGAGTTACAAAAACAATAACAGGCTACTGGGAAGCAAGAGATTCTCAGGGCAATCTCACAGGAACAATGCAAATAGTTAATCTGCACACATGGCTGATCCCACAAAACACAAACACAACTTATCAAAACAACTGGAGTTCTGATTTGGATGACAAAAAACTGATGGTGCGATTTAGAATCCATCATTACAATTCATGGGCAATTGAAAAGTTTCCAGCAGCTGCCCAGCACAATCTCTGGGATGGTGTTTACCGCTGGTCCGACTGGACCAAAGGCAATACATTTGACTACAATGAAATGCTCCGACTTTACGGCAGACCTTCATACTTTCTGTCAAACAACAACCCACCCGATAAACTGTGGATAAAGGTTAGAGCATACAGAAAAAACACTGATGGTTCATATAAAACAACAGACGTGGATCTGTCAGTGCTAATTAAAGGTGAACTGCAATACGGAACAGAGATTATAACACCATAG
- a CDS encoding dolichyl-phosphate beta-glucosyltransferase: MCNLKGAIVVPCYNEFFRLHCNFVTWYKLKKQYELIFVDDGSNDGTFRVAERLGKCIRLDKNMGKGYAVRVGILEALKTDPDFVGFTDADLSVSPDQWEKLIAKLKDFDIVTGSRSMPDSVVNRSPMRKLTGKVFSTIVHEVLQLQVHDTQCGLKFFRPEAAKLLFAEPLVANRFAFDIEILLRAKLLELSIAEIGIIWQEQKGSHVKLSSVFEMLKSLIKLASVYNGLSPLEYRKIIQARRVM; encoded by the coding sequence GTGTGTAACTTGAAAGGAGCAATAGTCGTTCCCTGCTACAATGAGTTTTTCAGACTGCACTGTAACTTTGTCACATGGTACAAACTCAAAAAACAGTATGAACTCATCTTTGTAGATGATGGGTCAAATGATGGTACATTCAGAGTGGCAGAAAGACTTGGCAAATGCATAAGGCTGGATAAAAACATGGGCAAGGGATATGCGGTGCGGGTGGGGATTCTGGAAGCCTTAAAAACAGACCCTGACTTTGTTGGATTTACGGATGCTGATTTGAGTGTATCACCTGACCAGTGGGAAAAACTCATTGCAAAACTCAAGGACTTTGACATTGTTACAGGTTCACGTTCAATGCCGGACTCAGTTGTTAATAGAAGTCCAATGCGAAAACTCACAGGTAAAGTTTTTTCGACAATAGTGCATGAGGTTTTGCAACTGCAGGTCCATGACACACAGTGCGGACTCAAGTTCTTCCGTCCGGAAGCAGCAAAACTGCTGTTCGCAGAACCATTAGTAGCAAACAGATTTGCGTTCGATATTGAGATTTTACTGAGAGCAAAGTTGCTGGAACTTTCAATTGCAGAGATAGGTATAATATGGCAGGAACAAAAAGGCAGTCATGTGAAATTGAGTTCTGTATTCGAAATGCTCAAATCCCTTATCAAACTTGCCAGTGTCTACAACGGGCTCAGCCCGCTGGAATACAGAAAAATTATTCAGGCAAGGAGAGTGATGTAG
- a CDS encoding ATPase, T2SS/T4P/T4SS family → MIINPMHVNLRIDTEELEEEKITEIIQELIRRRPEVIAANELQLANLGSEIQKIITEKGFKKISVKDVINNMVGYGILQDLLEDPEVTDVFVNGPDYIACKKNGIVYRTNKKFKSKKQLREFIKRVVVLNGKWINENEAKVVVSDPRQTLRIVATLEVLTLDTPVLRIRKPPTSRTLDELVELKVLTPQQANQLKDFVKTRKTIVIAGAPASGKTALLSALIREIPEAEQYKVIQESAEIPRLHDNSWVELIRQTDNPNIKEYSLFELTRLGLLESLDRIIIGEIKGKEAYEWIMAVYSGMWGSMTTIHSNSAEEAIEKLIILMKMADNDLSENFLRNVIIHSVDYILYMERFSLKQIYRVRKEANSCAEEVLDVLQT, encoded by the coding sequence GTGATAATCAATCCAATGCATGTGAACCTTCGTATTGATACAGAGGAGCTTGAAGAAGAAAAGATAACAGAGATAATTCAGGAGCTCATAAGACGAAGACCGGAAGTGATTGCTGCAAACGAACTGCAACTTGCAAACCTTGGCAGTGAAATTCAAAAAATTATAACCGAAAAGGGATTCAAAAAGATAAGCGTCAAGGATGTTATAAACAACATGGTTGGATACGGCATACTGCAGGATTTGCTTGAAGACCCGGAAGTTACAGATGTCTTTGTAAATGGGCCTGACTACATCGCATGCAAGAAAAACGGCATTGTTTACAGGACAAATAAAAAGTTCAAATCCAAGAAGCAGTTGAGAGAATTCATAAAACGTGTGGTGGTTTTGAACGGAAAATGGATAAACGAAAACGAAGCAAAAGTAGTGGTATCCGACCCGAGACAGACGCTTAGAATTGTAGCAACCCTGGAAGTGTTGACTCTTGATACACCTGTGTTGAGAATCCGAAAACCACCCACCAGCAGAACACTTGATGAACTTGTTGAATTAAAAGTGTTAACACCACAGCAGGCTAACCAGCTAAAAGATTTTGTAAAGACAAGAAAAACAATTGTTATAGCCGGTGCACCTGCATCGGGCAAGACTGCTCTGCTTTCTGCACTTATCAGAGAGATACCGGAAGCAGAACAGTACAAAGTAATTCAGGAAAGCGCTGAAATTCCACGCCTGCATGACAACTCATGGGTTGAACTCATAAGGCAAACGGACAATCCAAATATCAAAGAATACTCGTTGTTTGAACTTACCAGACTGGGACTTTTAGAGTCTCTTGATCGAATCATCATAGGGGAAATCAAAGGCAAAGAAGCCTATGAGTGGATTATGGCAGTATACTCCGGTATGTGGGGGTCTATGACTACAATACATTCAAACTCGGCAGAAGAAGCAATTGAAAAGCTTATTATCCTCATGAAAATGGCTGATAATGACCTGAGCGAAAACTTCCTGAGAAATGTCATAATTCACTCGGTGGACTATATTCTGTACATGGAAAGATTCAGCCTAAAACAAATCTATCGTGTGAGAAAAGAGGCGAATAGCTGTGCTGAAGAAGTTCTGGATGTATTACAAACGTAG
- a CDS encoding class I SAM-dependent methyltransferase produces MDSQELVKTNELYNRHWWFLGKYKIVHKLIERYVRTPYVPRVLDIGCGPAYFSRFYQYTGIDPNTNIDSHNIIRARIEDVKLTGKYDVILALDVLEHLEDDRIILRYLNENLKDNGIAIITAPAHPWLFSEHDRVCGHYRRYTRKQLKELFRDFDCKLYYFNSLLFPVELVFRLLTGGKNNLKLLPGWLNALLLFVFSVEYYLLPVLPAGMSLLAIVRRKRR; encoded by the coding sequence ATGGATTCTCAGGAGCTTGTAAAGACAAATGAACTTTACAACAGGCACTGGTGGTTTCTGGGTAAATACAAAATCGTTCACAAACTCATAGAACGGTATGTTAGAACTCCTTATGTACCAAGGGTTCTGGATATTGGCTGTGGTCCTGCTTATTTTTCGAGATTCTATCAGTATACTGGCATAGACCCCAATACAAATATCGATTCACACAACATTATAAGGGCACGTATAGAAGATGTAAAGCTAACCGGCAAATACGACGTTATACTTGCTCTTGATGTGCTGGAACACCTGGAAGATGACAGAATAATACTACGATACCTGAACGAAAACTTAAAAGACAATGGTATTGCAATAATTACAGCACCAGCACATCCATGGCTATTCTCTGAACATGACAGAGTATGCGGACACTACAGAAGATACACCAGAAAACAACTCAAGGAACTGTTCCGGGATTTTGACTGCAAACTCTACTATTTCAATTCGCTTCTGTTCCCGGTGGAGCTGGTTTTCCGCCTGCTGACAGGAGGAAAAAACAATCTAAAACTTCTACCCGGCTGGCTAAATGCTCTATTACTTTTTGTATTTTCTGTTGAATACTACCTGCTACCGGTTCTGCCTGCCGGGATGTCCCTGTTAGCAATTGTTAGAAGGAAAAGGAGGTGA